The genomic window AATCTCTCTtgcttgttgtttctttaacaTCAACCTGCCCAGGGACTGTAGATGAATCTTCTGATGTGATGTTAATATTTGTTGTCCCTGATATATAAACGAATGaatgagatgaaagaaaaactgcGATAAGTGACTAGTTTTTTGTCttgtgtaaaagaaagaaaatcaccaTGTTTGGAGATGTGCTTTATTACGGTATTGTTTTCAAGTTGTTTAAAACTGGTTGATTTGAACTTTGAAGctaacaaatattttttatctgaACGTGTTGGGTGCCACCATACGACCACgcagagagaagcaggagggaaaaaaagcGTGTCTGTTGTGTCCATGGGCTTCTTGGTTACTGCTGGTTAACTTAATGGCACTTACAATTGGAATCTGCTGATAAAAGCTTCCTTTGATTCATCAGACAGATTTTAGTCCAGTACCAAAAATGAACTCTCTAATTACAGTCATGCCAGGTGCAACATGATCTATTATATTCCATCTTCTCTGGGTCACCACAGTTACTCCGACCATCTTGTCAGCAGTcttattgacattttttttccctccttcatTTGGACACAGGAGAGAGGAAGATTCCCTTCAACTAGTCAGAACGTCAGACAGAACAAGGAGGATTTTATGTAAATCAGCAGTCTCACTggtcaaaataaaagaagaaaaacagggcCAGTGTCTTGTCAGAATTAAAAGTCATCCTCGGGTTACAGGTTGGTGTCAGTGAACATAGTGTGCTCCTTCCTCACAGTGCTAAAGCCTTTGATAGTGTCAACAAATTCCTCATCCTCCATGAACTGTAAAGGAGAAGAGAAGTGGTTAAATAGAGCATACAGGTGCCAGCACCACATGTTCATTTTGCTGTTGATGTTTCTGCAACTATGTGtgatatacatatacatattggTGCAGAGATTTGAATAAAagttcataaataaaaaactaaactaaacagtaaaagaaaaaagaaaatgctcaACGTTACGGTTTTGGGGCTTTCTCACCATCCCACTGTCATGGCCCGAAATGTTTGGGTCCCACGTGTCATCGTCTTCCGCGAGGGCCTTCCCATCAACCACCTGGCTGACACTGCGTCTCAGAGAGTTCCCGCTGAGGATCCCCAGCTCACTCTGAGGAGGGAGCTCATCATCAGTAGGCTCACATTTAGCTTCCAGCACGTCCTGCTATGATGGGAAAAGATAGAACCATAAGCATAGAGATAGGAAAtttgttaagtgtgtgtgtgtgtgtgtgtgtgtgtgtgttgtacctCTGTCTTCATAGAGAAGCCCTTGAGAGTTACACTGTTTGAGAAACCTGTTGTGTCAGGTACAGTGTCGaactaaaaaaaagacagcagacCACATTTGAAGGAGTAATTAATTCTGtttaacacatttctacatAGTAAAttagtaaagaagaagaaacttaCCAGAACAGAGTTACTGGGAGGGTAAACAGCCATGGGACTCCTCTTCTGCATGGGCAGGGCAACTAGTGGAGGTCTCTCTCTGGTGAAGGGGGGTTTGTTCAGGGCCTGGTATATGATGGAGATTGAtggggagaggaggaaaaagacgCAACTTAACTGAGGGTTCTTTGTGAGAAGAGGACAGAGCAGCTACACACAAGCTGAAAGTTGTACTTCTTGAAAATACACTATCACCTTTCTGTATACGCTACGTATGGTGCAGCCAAGGTCTGGACGACATTGGGATGaaagcaacattaaaatgttcaagTAATGCCTCTCACCTTATGAAGCATGAATCCCAGCACAACAGCCAGCAGTAGCAGGGCGATGCCTGCCATCACTGCGATGAACCACAGCTCCTGGACGAGCGGTTGGCCGTCCTGATCTCTCTCGGCCTGCTCGCCACTGTCTCCTGCACCTCCTCCAGGAGGAGTGAGGCTCAGTGAATCTGCAGAGAGAACGTTGTGACACCGTGTCACTACAATCATCTGATTAATGAGATGTTGTTTGTGCAAGTGCAACATAGTTTCTGTGGATTTTAACCTCCTAAAAAGAGACTTAGAGAGTTAAATAAGTTGTGCAGTTTGTTCCAATTTGAACCACGGCTTTAATATGAACCTCGTGACCACTAAGAACACATCACCTGCTCATTTAATTGTCTCTTTGACAAATGAGGATGTCTCGAGGCTTGTGTTTATTTAGACGTCCACAGTGTCATAGTAATAAATTCAAAAGTCGAcacagtgagaaagaaagacgATCACACGTGTAATGTAGAGGAGATAACCATGTAACTGGAGATATACAGGCTTGGATGGCCTAGTTCCTGTCGTGCAGTTCGCACCACACTCCACCtccatttctatttttagacaattgtgttgttttaaagaTGTGCAGCatacaaatattacaaaacagCAACTGGTCAGTGAGGTTAATAAAACTAAAGCCTAATGTGTCCACGATGTTCCTGTTCTGGACTGAAAGTAAGAGACGAGgaagcaaacaggaaaaaatgcAGACAGAGCAAAGTGTGTCCACCCAGGGACTCACCAGTGCTGAGGTCCGTGGTTCGGCCTGTGGCGGGGGTGCTGACAGCCCCTCTCTGTGTGATACATCGATCAGAAGGGGAAACAACCTGCCCGGCGTTTAGGATCACACCTGTTGCCACATCAATATTTCACATCTGATACTTTTACTTGCTGACTTGCTCCGGTCAACACCGCACAGATGAGGCCAGACTCTGAAAGCAATGATAGACTCCCATGTCCTGCTCCCGGCCCTGAGGATACCTGTTTTACTAAAGAGCAGGATGAAGAGACAGAGTATCACGGCTAAAACAGCCCCCAACCAACCGCATGTGTCGTCTAACCTTCTAAAAAAAATCCCATGAGCCTTTGCTTTTCTTCAGGAGCTCCATGGTAACAGCGAGGCGTCAGGTTTCAATTTACCTGAAGGGGTATGATAGCAGCTTCATCACCCCTCTGATCTTCAGGTGCACAGTTAGTCTGTTTGAGTGCATGTTGCATCATAACGAAATGATCGAAAGATTAATGGTGTttgaaaaaatgtttcaatTCTTTATTCAAAAATTTGAGTTCACTTTTTTCTACCTTGTGCCCTTGTCTAAGGAGTATTCTCTCTTCTTTTACCAAGTGCTCTGAGGATTATTCCACATAAATTGAGTGTCACA from Anabas testudineus chromosome 24, fAnaTes1.2, whole genome shotgun sequence includes these protein-coding regions:
- the si:ch211-57i17.5 gene encoding usherin; protein product: MAGIALLLLAVVLGFMLHKALNKPPFTRERPPLVALPMQKRSPMAVYPPSNSVLFDTVPDTTGFSNSVTLKGFSMKTEQDVLEAKCEPTDDELPPQSELGILSGNSLRRSVSQVVDGKALAEDDDTWDPNISGHDSGMFMEDEEFVDTIKGFSTVRKEHTMFTDTNL